In the genome of Mucilaginibacter sp. 14171R-50, the window CCCCATGGGCCCGCTGCAACTGGCAGATTTTATTGGGCTTGATGTTTGCCTCGCGATATTAAAAGTGCTGCACAACGGCTTCGGAAACCCTAAATATGCACCATGCCCGTTATTGGTAAATATGGTAACCGCGGGCCACTTGGGCGTAAAAAGCGGCAGCGGCTTTTATAAATATACACCGGGCAGTAAAGAGTTGGTAGTGGCAGATAAATTTGGCCCCCCTGCCCCCTGAATGGAGAGTTTTTGACAAGCTTAACGGTTTGTTATGCCGTACGTAGTGAAGCATCTACTCGCCGACATGTATATCGGTGATGTATAATTCGATAATAGATCCTTCATTATCGTTCAGGATGAGAAGGTATAAATGAACTAATATGGAAAACAACGCTAACGACCGCACAGTAACATCTATAAGGCTATTTGATACAACTGCTGAAAAGATGTTTGATGCCTGGACAGATCCTGAAAAGCTGGCTAAATGGTGGGGACCAAAAGGATTCAGCAACACTTTTCACGAATTTAACCCTGTACCGGGCGGTAACTGGAAATTTACCATGCATAGCCCTACCGGTGCCGACTACCCAAATGAAAGCGTATTTGTAGAAGTCGGCCCCAACAGGATCATTTTAAACCATGTGAACGCACCGATTTTTAAGCTCACTGCCACGTTTGAACCTGTGGACAGCCAAACCAGCCTTATTTTTGAACAGGAGTTCGAAACAACAGATCTTTTTGAAAAGGTAAAACATATCTGTATCCCCGCCAACGAAGAGAATTTTGACAGGCTGGAAGCTGTGTTGGGGTTGAGATAATATTCTTTTTTGTCATGCTGAAATTAGTGAGGCATCTATCAGTCTGACAGAACCACTCACCACTCCCTAATTACCACCTTAAACCTTTCTTTTTTGCGTCTGTCATATAAGTATCTACTAAAAAATGTACAGATGAAAACATTATCAAAATTCGGGGTGATAGCTGCAATAGCGGGTTCGCTGTTCCTGTCATCATGTGCAAGTGATTATTATGTGGCCGATCAACCTGTAGAACCGGTTTATGTAAGGCCGGTTGCACCATACGCGCGCGCCTATTGGGTGCCCGGCGAATGGGTTTACCGCGGCCATCGTTACGTTTACAGAAACGGCTATTACACCCGCCCGCGTGCCAACCGCGTTTACGTACAAGGCAACTGGGTACACACGCCCAGGGGATACGCGTGGCGAAAAGGCCACTGGAGAAGGTAATTTTTGATGTGCAGATATGCGGATGTGCAAATATGCAGATGATCAAGTATGTGTTAAAGGTTTAAACGAAGTTCATCTGCACATCTGTAATTTGCATATCTGCACATCTACATGCGTTCCGGTACCTCTATCCCGAGCAGGCCCATGGCCTTGCTGATAACCTTTGCCGATGCGGCGGAAAGCTGCAGCCTGAATTGTTTTAAGCGTTCTTCTTCGGCTTGCAGGATAGGTTTTTCATGGTAGAATTTATTGTAGGTTTTTGCCAGTTCGTACACGTAATTGGCGATTACCGCCGGACTATGTGCCGAGGCGGCTTCTGCAATTATTTCCGGGAATTTGGTCAGGGTAACGATCAGGTCCCGTTCTATACCATCCAGGTCGGCTACATCGTTTGTGCTGCCTGCTGCGGTATAACCCGCTCTGCTAAGCACCGATTTGATACGCGCGTGTGTGTACTGGATAAACGGCCCGGTATGTCCCTGAAAATCTATTGATTCCTTAGGATCGAACAGCAGGCGTTTTTTGGGGTCAACCTTAAGCAGAAAATATTTTAACGCGCCCATACCAATGGTACGGTATAGTTTATCCTTGTCCTCTTCGCTAAAGCTGTCTACTTTGCCCATAGCCTCGGTAGTTTCTTTAGCGGTGCTAAACATATCCGCCATCAGGTCGTCGGCGTCAACCACAGTTCCCTCACGGCTTTTCATTTTACCCGATGGCAGGTCGACCATACCATAAGATAAGTGATACAAGCCCTGCGCCCAGCTTTTGCCCAGCTTTTGCAGGATCAGGAAAAGCACCTTAAAGTGGTAATCCTGCTCGTTACCCACCACATAAATGGATTCGTCCATCTTAAAATCATCGTACTTTAACTGCGCGGTACCCAGATCCTGCGTAATGTAAACCGATGTTCCATCGGCACGCAATACAAGTTTCTGGTCGAGGCCTTCGGCAGTAAGATCTATCCAAACCGAGCCGTCGTCCTTTTTAAAGAAAACGCCCTTTGCAAGGCCCTCTTCAACTATATCTTTACCTAATAAGTAGGTATTGCTTTCGTAATAATATTTATCAAAGCTTACGCCAAGGGTTTTATAGGTAACATCAAAACCATCGTACACCCAGCCGTTCATGGTTTTCCAAAGGTTGATAACGGCTTCATCGCCGGCTTCCCATTGCAACAGCATTTGCTGCGCTTCTTTTATTAACGGGGCATTTTTTTTGGCATCCTCTTCGGTTTGGCCTTCTTCAATTAGTTCCTGTATCTGCTGTTTGTAAGCCTTATCAAACCAAACGTAATACTTACCGGCAAGGTGGTCGCCTTTTAAGCCGCTGCTTTCAGGAGTTTCGCCCTGGCCAAACTCGCGCCAGGCCACCATACTTTTGCAGATATGGATACCCCTGTCGTTTACCAGGTTAGCTTTTACCACATCGTAACCCGCAGCCGCCAGTATTTCTGCCAGCGAAAACCCTAACAGGTTGTTACGGATATGCCCCAGATGTAACGGTTTATTGGTATTGGGCGATGAATATTCAACCATTACCTTTTTGCCGTTTGGCTTAGCTGCCGCGAAATCGTCCGCTAAAATTTGGGTGTGAAGTTTATCAAGCCAGAAACTATCAGACAAAGAAATATTTAAAAAACCTTTTACTACATTAAAAGCTGCAATTTGAGGCAACGCTTTTTGCAAGTATTCGCCAATTTCGGTGCCCGTTTGCTCAGGTCCTTTACGTGAAACTTTAGTATATGGAAAGGTAACCAGGGTAACCTGTCCCTCAAACTCCTTGCGGGTTTCCTGCAGGTTTACATCTTTGGCTGCAATATCGGTTTGGTATAAATCTTTAACGGCCTTAACAACAGCCTCAATAATAAAATCCATCGCGCAAAATTAATAAATAAGTTCATGGTTGATGGTTCATAGTTCATAGAATTTAGCGGCAGGCTTTATCCCTATTTCAAAACCATCAACCATGAACTATCAACTATGAACCATCACTAAAAAACAATAGCTTTGTTTCTTCTTATAACCATTTATGACACTTACTAACCGGGATTTTAAGATAGATGTAACATCTGAGATTGGCAACCTGCGCGTACTTTTGGTACATAGCCCCGATAGCGGATTGGGCAAAGTGGTACCCTCAAAGGCTCAGGATTGGTTGTTTGAGGATATTGTGCACCTGGACACCATGCGCCGCAAGGAATACGATTATTACATTAAACTGCTGATGTATTTTCTTGATCCTGATAAGATAAAGGGCAAGCTGAACGAGATAGACAGTCCGGAAAGCAACCGCGATTTTTTCAAACCGGATAATCCCGCTTTCCATAATTCTGCAAAGGTCATCGAGATACAAACACTGCTGAGCGATATTTTGCAAAAGGATGATATCCGCAAGAAACTGGTTGCTTCCGTGTGCGCTATTGAAAGCTGCAACTACCGCCTGCAGTTACAATTGATAGATACCGATCCGGTTGAGCTGGCCAAAATATTTATCTCGGGTTCGTTGGACGATGACACCATGATCTTCGCGCCTATCCCCAACCTGATATTCTCCCGAGACCTGGGTATTGCCATCAATAACCACATTTTACTGAACAAGCCTGCTAAAAAGGCGCGTTCGCGCGAGACACTGCTGATGCGTTATATCTTTTTTAACCACCCCATGTTTGAGGCCTATCGTGATAACATCATAGAGATCTCCGAAAACAAGCAGCACTTTTTACGCCCGGGCGAAGCGAATGAAGAAAAAACTACGCTGGAAGGCGGCGATGTGATGATGGTTAGTCCGCAGCACCTGATCATTGGATGCAGCGAGCGTACCTCTATCAGCGGGGCTAACGAAGCCATAAAGTTATTGTTTGAGAATGATGTAGTGAATAAGATAACCATCGTAAAAATCCCCCACAAACGCGATTATATGCACATTGATACCGTTTTTACACAGGTAAAGCGAAATGTGTGGGTGCTGCTAAGATCGTTAACGATTACTGAAAGTGAGCAATCGCAGCGCGAACCGATTGCCTGGTTTGCCGATAAAAAGAATAAAGATAAGCCGGAGATAGTACAGTTCAGGAAAGATAAAAAGCCGAAAACTTTTGACACCCTGGAAGACCTGTTAGATAACATTAGCCAAAAGGACCTGGACTGTACC includes:
- a CDS encoding arginine deiminase family protein translates to MTLTNRDFKIDVTSEIGNLRVLLVHSPDSGLGKVVPSKAQDWLFEDIVHLDTMRRKEYDYYIKLLMYFLDPDKIKGKLNEIDSPESNRDFFKPDNPAFHNSAKVIEIQTLLSDILQKDDIRKKLVASVCAIESCNYRLQLQLIDTDPVELAKIFISGSLDDDTMIFAPIPNLIFSRDLGIAINNHILLNKPAKKARSRETLLMRYIFFNHPMFEAYRDNIIEISENKQHFLRPGEANEEKTTLEGGDVMMVSPQHLIIGCSERTSISGANEAIKLLFENDVVNKITIVKIPHKRDYMHIDTVFTQVKRNVWVLLRSLTITESEQSQREPIAWFADKKNKDKPEIVQFRKDKKPKTFDTLEDLLDNISQKDLDCTEPTKFIYSGNDKFPFDAREQWTDSCNLLALKDGVVLGYDRNDKTVEAFKQSGFNVVHVTDLLPEFESGALNPQDLKDTLILMPSAELSRARGGFHCMSMPLKRDSIL
- the argS gene encoding arginine--tRNA ligase — encoded protein: MDFIIEAVVKAVKDLYQTDIAAKDVNLQETRKEFEGQVTLVTFPYTKVSRKGPEQTGTEIGEYLQKALPQIAAFNVVKGFLNISLSDSFWLDKLHTQILADDFAAAKPNGKKVMVEYSSPNTNKPLHLGHIRNNLLGFSLAEILAAAGYDVVKANLVNDRGIHICKSMVAWREFGQGETPESSGLKGDHLAGKYYVWFDKAYKQQIQELIEEGQTEEDAKKNAPLIKEAQQMLLQWEAGDEAVINLWKTMNGWVYDGFDVTYKTLGVSFDKYYYESNTYLLGKDIVEEGLAKGVFFKKDDGSVWIDLTAEGLDQKLVLRADGTSVYITQDLGTAQLKYDDFKMDESIYVVGNEQDYHFKVLFLILQKLGKSWAQGLYHLSYGMVDLPSGKMKSREGTVVDADDLMADMFSTAKETTEAMGKVDSFSEEDKDKLYRTIGMGALKYFLLKVDPKKRLLFDPKESIDFQGHTGPFIQYTHARIKSVLSRAGYTAAGSTNDVADLDGIERDLIVTLTKFPEIIAEAASAHSPAVIANYVYELAKTYNKFYHEKPILQAEEERLKQFRLQLSAASAKVISKAMGLLGIEVPERM
- a CDS encoding SRPBCC domain-containing protein, encoding MENNANDRTVTSIRLFDTTAEKMFDAWTDPEKLAKWWGPKGFSNTFHEFNPVPGGNWKFTMHSPTGADYPNESVFVEVGPNRIILNHVNAPIFKLTATFEPVDSQTSLIFEQEFETTDLFEKVKHICIPANEENFDRLEAVLGLR